A region of Arabidopsis thaliana chromosome 5, partial sequence DNA encodes the following proteins:
- the AGP1 gene encoding arabinogalactan protein 1 (arabinogalactan protein 1 (AGP1); Has 1807 Blast hits to 1807 proteins in 277 species: Archae - 0; Bacteria - 0; Metazoa - 736; Fungi - 347; Plants - 385; Viruses - 0; Other Eukaryotes - 339 (source: NCBI BLink).), with translation MAFSKSLVFVLLAALLISSAVAQSPAPAPSNVGGRRISPAPSPKKMTAPAPAPEVSPSPSPAAALTPESSASPPSPPLADSPTADSPALSPSAISDSPTEAPGPAQGGAVSNKFASFGSVAVMLTAAVLVI, from the coding sequence ATGGCTTTTTCCAAATCTCTAGTGTTTGTTCTTCTCGCTgctcttttgatttcttccgCAGTGGCTCAATCTCCGGCTCCAGCTCCATCTAACGTCGGAGGTAGACGGATCTCACCGGCTCCTTCACCTAAGAAGATGACTGCTCCTGCTCCTGCACCTGAagtttctccttctccttctccggcAGCCGCATTGACTCCAGAATCCTCTGCTTCACCACCATCGCCGCCTCTAGCTGATTCTCCTACCGCTGACTCCCCGGCTTTGTCTCCATCTGCGATCTCCGATTCTCCGACTGAAGCTCCTGGTCCTGCTCAGGGCGGCGCCGTTTCGAACAAATTCGCCAGTTTCGGATCTGTGGCGGTTATGTTAACTGCTGCCGTTTTGGTTATCTAG